The Anopheles gambiae chromosome 2, idAnoGambNW_F1_1, whole genome shotgun sequence genomic sequence ttgggtttgcGCTAGACAGACGTTACtcgtaacgctagcgtaatGTAGAGGGCTGAGCGTTACTTTTCCCAAATAATTCATTATGCGATCTATGAGGTCCCAGGGTGTTTGTCCTGGATAATAACTGGGAAACATTTTAATGATAACGGAAGCTGGGGAACAATTACCAAATGTACAAACCAAAATGTAAGCATCGCTAGCGGAGCATCGCTAAGTCAGTATATCAAATGAAGTCAGTATCCCAAGAAAATATGTAGCATTCAGTTTACAGTATAGATTTTGGAGGTGGAGTTAATTTCTTCATGTTCATAGCACCCTGATAGCAAATCTTGCAGAAAGTATTTGGTGGGTATGAGTTAAATCGAATTAAACAGTTTTGAAGAGTtaaacaatcggtttgatctgatactggtaggaacattttcatatcatttgcataaaacaaattttcgcaatctggtataacgtaaataatatcatttatgaaaatgataaaaagaaTAGGGCCTAGAATACTGCCTTGTGAAACCCCGGATGAAATATTCACTGTAATTTGTCTTACACTTAAATTACAGGAGAGCCAATGAACAAGCGTTCTATTTATTCCgtagcttgatagttttgaaattagcgTTGAGTGATTTACGGAGTCAAAGGCAGCATTGGCACCGTTAGCTGTTATAATAAACTCACAAACCTCATGAAAACGGTGTAGCTTTTTTTCGCCCAATCCTTCTTTTGAATAATTATCACAAGTATCAATGAACGAAGCGCATGTGTAGCGGCGATTATTGCTTCAAGAGGATGAGAGGCTTGCcctgaaaaattaaataattttaattcgagactataaaataaattcataaattaataagtaaataaaaattgaatattttaacaaacactTCAATAGTCGCTTTTATGTACGCTTCAAACGCATGCAAACTTTTGTGAGTGCTTGTTATGCAAGTAAAATGTTATACGCACACCATTCGAAGCCATCATAGACATTTTTTCtctcaaataaaacattttaatgttgCGAAAGACACAGCTCTTGAGTAATGTATTGTGGTCCTGAAAAGGACCGTTTGATTTGAGACTCCACATGGAAGTTTTATAGAGATAAATTTAGCCTCCAAAACCGTACAGAGTGCGGCCCTGACGCTTCAGAGCATACACCACATCCATAGCGGTGACGGTCTTACGCTTGGCGTGTTCAGTGTAAGTGACCGCATCACGAATCACATTCTCCAGAAATACTTTCAGGACGCCACGGGTTTCCTCGTAGATGAGACCGGAGATACGTTTCACTCCTCCGCGCCGAGCCAAACGGCGGAT encodes the following:
- the LOC133392049 gene encoding histone H4 — translated: MTGRGKGGKGLGKGGAKRHRKVLRDNIQGITKPAIRRLARRGGVKRISGLIYEETRGVLKVFLENVIRDAVTYTEHAKRKTVTAMDVVYALKRQGRTLYGFGG